The DNA region TGGCCATCGTAGGCATCTGCACTGTGTGTGGCTGTTCCCAGCCTCGCAAAGTGGAGCTATGGCCAAACACAGGTGGAGGGATCAGCTATGGAACGCCAAGTGTTGAAGTGACGCTGAGTAACCTCACCAAAGTAGATCGTGCGCCTTCTCCGACCACTCCACTAGAATTGCTTTTCGTTTTTCCGCCCGAGTCAGCGGCATGGTTGGGTAT from Nibricoccus aquaticus includes:
- a CDS encoding energy transducer TonB; this translates as MRILAIVGICTVCGCSQPRKVELWPNTGGGISYGTPSVEVTLSNLTKVDRAPSPTTPLELLFVFPPESAAWLGMPCSVTAEISIRSDGTVDSVSVTNSSRKEFEHLVQSAAMNARFTPAILGNRPVNCVAEYRFSFNGAR